GCATAGGACCGGTAAATGCCACAGAAAGCCCTGCGGCTGAAAGTCCCGCTTCCAATGCGGCTTCAATCATATAGCCTGAAATACGGGTATCTTTACCGATTAAAATGCGTTTTGAACCTTGATTGGCTAATACTTTACCCGCAGCCCAACCTAATTTTAAGATGAACCTTGGCGTGATAGGATATTGCCCAACCTTGCCACGAATACCGTCTGTACCGAAATATTTACGGTCTGCCATTTTCTAGCCCTCAGTCTTAGTGTTTACAACCGCAGCCACAACCGCCTTCTTTTTTCTCTTTCTTTTCTGCTTTTTCTTCATCGCTATGGCAATGACCGTGTCCGCCACAACATTCGTGTTCTTCTTCGTCGTGGTCGTGTCCACAACAGCCACCACCGTGCTGATGAATATGACCGTGAGCAATTTCTTCTTCTGTTGCTGCACGTACTGCAACGATTTCAACGCTGAATAATAATTCTTGTCCTGCTAACATATGGTTACCGTCAACCACCACTTCAGTTTCATCCACTTCAGTAATCACAACAGGCAATGGGCCAATATCCGTATCTGCGATAAAACGCATACCTACTTCTAATTCATCAACGCCTTGGAATACGTCTTTTGGTACACGTTGTACCATATCTTCATTGTATTCACCGTAACCTTCTTCTGGTTTTACACGCACTTCAAATGTATCGCCAACAGCTTTACCTTCTAACGCATTCTCTAAACCAACAACAAGGTTTTGATGACCGTGTAAATAGTCTAACGGTTGATTAACTGGTGCTTCATCAACTAATACACCTTCTTGAGTACGAACTTGGTAAGCAATGCTTGGTACGGTATTTTTAGTAATTTTCATTAGGGATTCCTTTATTTAAGTAAAAAATTGTGGGTATTGTAACGTTTTAATGGGCGTTAGAGAATGCCAAAATAAAAAAAGTTCACTTTATTTTTAAGACTTAGCTCATAGGAAATGAAAAATCGTGTAAAAACAACTCTTTGATTTCTAAAGGATAGCCATCAAGTAATAAGGTTGAACAACGGGCATACAAGCCAGTTTTTGGGTCTTGTGTCCATTCTAGGCTAAGACGTTGAGGATTTTGAGGAAAGAGCCATAAGCCAATAGCTTCATTACCAAAGGTTAAAATATCTTGGGCGACATTTTCAATAGTTTGTTGAGGAAAAATGGTTTGGGCAAAAATAATGGGGTTGCCGTCGCCGAGTAGCATAACATCTCGTTGCCAATAAGCGGTCGGATTTTTTTCATCTTTTGCAAACCAGTTTTGGGAAAGAATTTCTACCGTGACATCTTTATAATGTTGCTGTAATTTCAAGGTTAAGGAGTCTTGGTGCATTAACCAATCTTTGTGTGAGTCAGATAATGTACTGTCATCACTTTGCCAGTGAGCTTGTGCAAGTATGTTTGCATAAAGTG
This DNA window, taken from Phocoenobacter uteri, encodes the following:
- the slyD gene encoding peptidylprolyl isomerase, which encodes MKITKNTVPSIAYQVRTQEGVLVDEAPVNQPLDYLHGHQNLVVGLENALEGKAVGDTFEVRVKPEEGYGEYNEDMVQRVPKDVFQGVDELEVGMRFIADTDIGPLPVVITEVDETEVVVDGNHMLAGQELLFSVEIVAVRAATEEEIAHGHIHQHGGGCCGHDHDEEEHECCGGHGHCHSDEEKAEKKEKKEGGCGCGCKH
- a CDS encoding chorismate--pyruvate lyase family protein, with the translated sequence MNTLYANILAQAHWQSDDSTLSDSHKDWLMHQDSLTLKLQQHYKDVTVEILSQNWFAKDEKNPTAYWQRDVMLLGDGNPIIFAQTIFPQQTIENVAQDILTFGNEAIGLWLFPQNPQRLSLEWTQDPKTGLYARCSTLLLDGYPLEIKELFLHDFSFPMS